ggcgggtcgggtttgcttttaaataaatgggttgagttgggtatgggtaattaaactcataattaatgggtctaaatgggtcaatgacccattaaagacccaacccatttgcaacttacccattttgacccaaacccgcccatttgacacccctacctGTCATGGATTAAAGAATCAGTTGATTGTTGTTATCCAGTGAAAACGTGACAATATGGTTTTGATGTTAGGTGGATGCCACTCGTCTGTCTGTGGCTTCATCCAATTTTCATTGgatgttttttctttccttttggcCTTCCCTTTTGCTTCAAGGTTCTTATTGTAGCTTGAGTTTCGGCCTCCTCGATATACCCATTGTCgaattctaataaaattttggtgcttataaaaaaaaaaaaaccactgaCAATGAATTTGCTTCCACAAAATTGTGCACCACAAATAGGCAATAATAAATAGACCCGCGATCCCATCCTTTGACAACAAACATGCGTGTACATGTTGTGGCTTCCTCATATATAAAATCGTGGCTATGTCCCTACCTATTTGGGGCGCTGTTGATGTTGTGATTTTTGACTAATTAGTTGTATGATTGTGAATATATGTTGTTGGACTCTCATACATTTACATTATAATCTATTGTAATtcttactaaaataaaaatgatgactacccacaatttaaaaaaagcaaaaaaagggTGTAAAGACCTAATAATTAAAGATCTACCTAATAATTAAAGATCAAACAAAGCGCTACAGTATATTTTATTATGGACTTTTATGAATCTTTTCAAAGATTGTATTTCTTCAATTAGTCTTAACAGatgataggaaaaaaaaatgtatgaattTAATTTGGAGAACGAAATTACTAAAGACAAAAACCAATACTTTAGaatgttatttgaatttttcttaccCAATGTTATTCTTTTCAATCAAGCccaaagttaatttttttgtccatGTTTCATACTCcttcaaaataaaaagttcctatCAGGATAAAAAGTTCTAATTTTCTCATACTATGATACTATATATCCACACATCAATCAAAAGCATATAATGAAAGCCCTTCAATTTGATTAGGATTTAAGAGTCCTACCTTTTTTACGAATCTGTGGCGGAGTAGGTTGAGGACAAGTGGGGGCACTGGATCCCACTGGCTTTTTTGTTTCATACTAACTTCGGATAGAAGGATCAGGATCTTCTTCGGTTCTGTTTTTATTTCcttcgggttttttttattatttataatacaaattgttcatattttagagctaaaattagcaatgatAGAATACCGGTTCATATGGTTTCGGAACCCAATTGTTCATGTCAACTGGTATAGATGGCAGTATCCGATCATGGCGATTTTcaaatggataatattttcGAAGAGCTCTAAACTATGAACGTTTTGGATCATTAGAATAGGTCTAGGAAGAACCCAAAAAGGGTCGAAACTAGACTGTCTAGTCCATTGTATGGATTGGAGTCTGGAGATGATATTATTGTTCCTAGATAGAAACTTGTGTACTACAACATCTTCCAGCAACGAAAAATTCATGGATAAATTACGGATCAGTCCAAAAACTGTcccttaatatttttttattaaagagtATGAcccatttttatttacttgcaaGTCTAGGTAGAAAAGTGTGGGCCTCTCCTTGATGGTGCATTTTTAAATTGGCTGAAGTTATTCGGAATTTAGGCCAATTACCTAAACTGACCCGTAATTTATCCAAAATTCGTTTGAGCAATATCATGTTTGAGGACCACATTTCAGGTACTATGTGAGGTGTCACCTCTGCATTTGTAGAATGAGTTTTACCTCATGACAAATATGGCACATTATATGATCAATAGTGACACATCATGTGGTATTCAAAATGTGATACTCAAACATGGTCACCGAAAAATAAGTTAATTCGTAAGTTCGAGACAACTAAATTAGCATTGACATTTCATCATTTCATAAGCATTACTATATTGAGATACTGTATTACAAATAAAACAGAAGAAAGATTAGGCCCGAGGACTTTAgccttctatttttttttcttctttttccggTGCCGCTACCATTTCCTCTTCCCCACTccctctttatctctctttatAAATGTAAGTATACAGAatgggatgatgctatggtgtccctggtcattttggggacaccataatttttggcataagtTTACCATTAGgagtataactaaaatcaattacaagcataacagaacccaaacaaggcataaccaaggaatatccataaaaccaaccaaggcgtaactaaacccaaccaaggcataacaaataagttatgccttgctatgattttggttatgccttgctatggttctgttatgtttgtaataaattttggttatactcataatattttgttatgccaaaagttacggtgtccccaaaatgaccggggacaccgaagtcattcccgaGGTTCGTGTTTTTGCGCTAGATAGCTGATGTGTAGATCTTACGTGAGCTGGAAAGGTATAATTGGTTAGTGGTTAACAGAATGGGGAAAGAAGAATAGTCTAGTGACGTGAAGGACAAGGGCACGGGAACAGAAAGGACAAAAGCAGTATGTCGCATATGGGTTTTCCTAGATGGATTGGATGATATTAGTCTGAGAAGAATGTTCTCCTTCTTTTGTCCAATACCCTCTAAAACCTCTTTTTGTCTCCGTCCgtgcgtatatatatatatatcaaaaaaagGAATGTCGGACCCTTATTTATAGGCCTCTGGGCCTAAGCTGGTTCCCAGGGCAGCCCAATCTAACCTTGAGACGTGTCCTTTCTGTTCCCGAGGTTGCGAGGGTGACGTCATCATGCTCGCGCCCCCGCGCGCCACCCCGCGACGGACCCCCTTTCCTTAGCCACCGAGCCACTAGATTTTCCTCAATTCCCATTAAAGCAGGGTCGCGACCCGCAACGATCGCATCTTCGCTAAACCCTTTGGTCCTGCCTTTGACCTGGGTGCGCTCTATTATCGATCTTTAGGTATCTTAGTCCCTTTCGTGCTCTTTGGCTTCCTGGGGCCTGCGCGGACCTATCTCCTCTACGCAATGACTCTCACtatctttttccccttttaacCCTCTTAATCGTTTACTTGGTTTCTTTGAGGTCCACCCCCACGCGCTATGTCTGCGCATGGGACCCTCCTCGCGCCATCTGGCGTTGAGGTTCTTATCATAGCATCGACTACGTGTATTCCGTTCTTTTGTCACCTCCATGTGTCACTTTGTAAGTGGTTGGTCAAAGTCTTTCTTTTAGTCAACAATCCATTATTTTGACCAAACCTATACAGAATAAAAGAAATATTGTATAATTGATGagtacatgtgtgtgtgtgtgtgtctatatatatatatagtagtagtagtatttttttttttgaacagcaaagagttttctttttttgaatggcaaagagTATGTGTATagtattagagcatctccaattcttACCATTTTTTTCACCAAATTTGGATAGAAATTTGAGTCAAAAGTTTAATTTGGGTAAGACATATCCGACGTTAAACCCATATTTGTACCCAAATCTATTATTGAATGAAACATTTATAATTAATGAGTGACAAACTTGTAATTAATGAGAGTGAAAATAtgctttgaaaaaaatgggtatggATTTGAGTTTTCTCAAATTTAGGTGATAAAATTGGTCGAACTCAAAATAGGTAGGCGAATAGGTATAACATTAGAGATGAATTTTTAAACTTtatcttcaaattttgaatataaataataaaataggtaagaatcggagatgctcttataatcatcaaaagtgctacacaaaCAACGGTTGTGTAgaacacaacacacaactaaTTTCTAGCCATCCATTACTGTAATAAATAGTCAGAATTCACTCAAACTTTTTTccataaaagttagactttttcttggaagagtttatttaaaatcttgaccatccaaatacatctggaaggtcaaaattacgcacacaaccaacacaatgGTTGTGCAAATAGCATTTTTGTATAATCATCATTGTTTACCTGGATCAAACAATTGAAAcgtggcggatcaaaaaaaaaaaaaacaattgaaacGTGAGATTATATCCCCATCTCTCGGCGAATGGTATAAGCAAAGACCAGCAACAGAAAGCCGCCGACCGCCCACACCAACCAATCCAAGCTCTCTTCGGCGAATAtgctgaccatgagaaaaaaaCCCAGCGCGCCCAAGAAAACGCCGGCGTAGCTGCAAAAGTTCGCCGCCTTCCGGTTATGATTCTTCAGCATCATCCCCGACATGGTAGACGCGAAGCTGAAAAGGGTGGTCGCCCCAACCGTGTTTAACTGAATAGCCGACAACGATGACCGATTAGCAGACGAATCACCCTGCGGGGACAGATTAGTAGACGAATCACCCTGCTGTGGAGTTACGCGGTAAATCATTAAGCCCAAGGCAGCTTGGAAAGTGAGGCCCAGAAATGTTTTCGCCAATTTGAAGGGACCCTGGTTGTCATCGTTGCGGTCTCGCGGCCCCTCGCTTGGTATCTCGATGCTCAAGGCTTCACCTGATCTCGTAGGAAGGAGACTAGTACTTGGAGCAGCAGGAGCTGCACGACGACTAACGTTTGTGGCAGTGATTGGTTGTGGGTGAGACACCGTCCCACCGGCGGACAGCTCATCGGATGCAGAGGGCAACGCGTACGCAGAGTCTTGATCGCGAGGCGCAGATGAAGACGCCAA
The sequence above is drawn from the Rhododendron vialii isolate Sample 1 chromosome 6a, ASM3025357v1 genome and encodes:
- the LOC131331456 gene encoding uncharacterized protein LOC131331456, with amino-acid sequence MRKAEEGLGASNGAEGHPGDILLAVDALLASSSAPRDQDSAYALPSASDELSAGGTVSHPQPITATNVSRRAAPAAPSTSLLPTRSGEALSIEIPSEGPRDRNDDNQGPFKLAKTFLGLTFQAALGLMIYRVTPQQGDSSTNLSPQGDSSANRSSLSAIQLNTVGATTLFSFASTMSGMMLKNHNRKAANFCSYAGVFLGALGFFLMVSIFAEESLDWLVWAVGGFLLLVFAYTIRREMGI